One Sparus aurata chromosome 23, fSpaAur1.1, whole genome shotgun sequence genomic window, AAGGGGCAATACAAATTTAGGGAATTTGTCCCCATAAAATCTGGCCAGTGACGCCACCATAATCTGGTGCGAGTTTATCAAACCACTCGAGGATCGATTAGTTTTGCCTTGTTCCgtcaggtcagaggtcagtgcGCGCGCCTCCGGTCCATCCACAGAGACTAAGGAGCTGTTTGCGACTCAATAAAAGTTCCAGGTCGACCAATATTCAGGTCTTTTCTTTAAAACAGGCCAGTAAAGCTACAAAAGAACGGCAACTATTGTTGCTTCTCCCCGGGGAGCTCGCAGATTGTTTCTTAGCTTATCGGTTAGCCTAGCTAGCCTCGTTAGCCACTTTAGCTGGCTGATGAAGCAATAGCTAACAACTAGCTTTAGCTCAACTTCAAGTTAGCTAACCGAAACTGACATTTCTTTGATCGGAGCACCACAAACCGACGCAGACATGCAGGACTTACTGGCTAACGTGGATCACATCAAGTTTGACCTGGAAATcgctgtgcagcagcagctagGAGCGCAGCCCCTGCCTTTCCCCGGCATGGACAGTAAGTGTTGGGATGCTAGCTGGTGCTTAGCCGCTGTAGGTGAACTATAACCAGACTTAACGGTAAAACTGATGGTTACTAACGGCTGGTTGACAGCGACACCTGTACGATGGTGACTGTTCATGTGAGCTTTGTGTAACCATGATGTTATACCTTTATTAAAGTTGCACTAATGTGTCTCTGCAGAATCCGGATCGGCTGTGTGTGAGTTCTTCATGAGAGCGGCTTGTGTGAaaggtaaaaacacaacacaacagcatcAGGGACATCTCTTCAGACAGGTGTGCTGCACATTTCAGGCAGTAGCAGTAGTGTAATGTATAATGATATGACTAAATAAAGTCGACTGATAGAACAGGGGGATGATAACTGACTTTTTGAAAGGGGTAATCCAGCTTCCATAGAGCTTGAGGACTTAAAAGAGACAGATAAAGTAAAAAAGGTAAAGCGACAGAGGGGATTTATCTTTGACTCTCTACTTCTTCTGGGTCAAGCTCCAAAAACACTGGATCCTATAGTTCCCATAATGCAGCgatttgtatcattacctcctTACTATTGTTAATATTGAAATTTGAACACACTCGTCAGCAACCTGTCCTTAACTTGGATAACTTCTTATGTTCAAACATAATAAATTTAAGCCTACAGCAGGGCTGGGTGATGGGGAAAAATAATAGGCTTTTTCACAGGTTTGGAAGGCTCATGCTGTATCACAGTGAATGacaatgtgtttctgtgatttgCACATCGCATGAGTGGTTTTCCTCCCAACAGGATGTGCAAAATAAGAGGTGTTTTGATCTTGATATGTAGGAAGGGTGTGAGATCTCACAACAATTATGACAATAGTAATAATAGTATCTTGCCAAGCACATTCAATATTTAAAACTTTACCAACAAAACATACAGAATAAGAATGTAAGAACCGACCAGATTGGATTAGCCAGAATAACAGTAATATCTTACATTTTTAAGTAAAGTTTGTAGTTCTCAGATCTAAAGCATGCTTTTAGCTTACTTTCACTCCATTAAGATTAAACTCACCATTTATATGTTTATTCCGAGGGATGCACCTTAAATTAGTTATACAGCTGTTCAAATCATGATACATTCCAGCTGATTACAACACAGCACgtttcctctctgttttatGAATATTATTTCAAATCTTGGATAGAGCACACAGAGTatggagaaataaaaaatacatatttctggcAGTTGTTTTGACTGACACACTGTCACTAGGAGGGCTGTGCCATACTGTaactctttttttgtctccactCCCAGGTGGGATGTGTCCGTTCCGTCACATCAGCGGAGAGAAGACGGTGGTGTGTAAGCACTGGCTCAGAGGACTGTGCAAGAAGGGAGACCAGTGCGAGTTCCTCCACGAATACGACATGACCAAAATGCCTGAATGCTACTTCTACTCCAAGTTTGGTTCGTAGACTTCGATGTTTCATAAAATCACACAGATTAGTGACTGTATTCGCCCAGAGTGCATCACGTTAATGTGCGTGTGTTGACCCCCGCAGGCGAGTGTAGCAACAAGGAATGTCCGTTCCTGCACATTGATCCTGAGTCCAAGATTAAAGACTGTCCCTGGTATGACCGAGGCTTCTGCAAACACGGTGCGTCCTGCTCTATGGTACACGTGAACATTCCTGTAGAGATGATGCAGTGGGGATATTAACACCTAGACATATTTTGTTGATCTTCATCCATCCTGTCTCAGGTCCtgactgcagacacagacacacaagaagGGTGATCTGTGTGAACTACCTGGTGGGATTCTGTCCAGAAGGAAAATCCTGTAAATTTATGCAGTATGTATTCCTTTCTATTTGATTCTCACATAATAGAAACATAGTTTTTTATCTGCCATATTTATGGGATAATTAATGTTATCCAGCGAAATATCCTTGGCTGAAAGATTACagcagtaaaataaaaacaactgcagACTTCACCTTAACGTTACGGAGATTTAACACTGAGATCTTATCCTACAGCCCACGTTTTGAGTTGCCCATGGGAGCTTCGGAACAGCCTCCTCTGCCACAGCAAACCCAGAACCAGACAAAGGTAAGAGGATACGTGCACAAGCAGCCGCACATCTGTATGTATACACGATGGGCTGTCTTCAGAGAGCGTAGTGTCTGGTCAAATCTAAAAGTGATTTCTTGGTGTGCGTTTCCCTCCACAGCCTGTGCCCACCATCGGCCGCTCGTCGCTCTCTCTCATCCAGCTGACCAACTCCAGTCCAGGCCAGCGGCCCATGAACCACACACCGATGGGGATGAATcagcaaaacaacatgactggcAACAGAGGGCCTCGGCCACTGGACCAGGTTACCTGCTACAAGGTGAGTCATCTGAACATTAGTGTGCTAACGTTCCAATGTGTCTTCAAAATCTGTTTCGAGACACTCACCGTAGTTGTTTTgcctttcttgctgagagttggATGACGAGATCAATACCATAGATACATGTTGAAGCTACCACACGAGTTATttccacacaaaacaaaaaggaagttaaataaaatcaaataaatgaagatCATAATGATGACgttaaataaaaattaaaggtgcagtaagCAATTTTTATGAAATATGCATGGTTGGTGGCCCAGCGCAACCTTCCAACCCAAAGCGTTGGTATTTGACATCCTGGAAATGAGTCtcaacaatcaaaacaaattggataaaatgtaacatttctgcacaaTAAAATCCCAaatatttccaacaatgttaaaacccagagaaatgtgtatttttactTGAGGAAACATTTCAAGGTGCATTTTATGTTGTCGCTTGACGCTATAACTTCTGGTGAAACATCAGATGATACATCAGAGTGAGAGGAAGGTAGTGAATGTGACTTAATATTAAAACTGTAAACATTTCTGTCTGAGGCACGTCAGACAGATTTCCATCGACAGTGGTGGTTTTTTAACAGCGAAGACatctcccatgatcccacgctacttcaTAATGTCATCGAACTatgttgtgtctttgtgttgtttgcGTTGAGTGACCCctattggcagaaatgacatactgtgcatttaataTGTTTAAATACCTATACAACATTCCTTACCATCATGAGACTACACGCATTTATATTGTTCCGTTACTAGTATATTGTACAGAATATTTTGTGGAAGTTATGAGCTGGACTACATGTTGGTTTGGGAGCAGTGACTTACTGGAGTCACTGCAGGTGGTCTGACAACTGCTCCCAGCCTAAGAGTAGTCCAGCACATAGCATCACTTAAATTAtcactttttttaattactaagtttat contains:
- the cpsf4 gene encoding cleavage and polyadenylation specificity factor subunit 4, producing the protein MQDLLANVDHIKFDLEIAVQQQLGAQPLPFPGMDKSGSAVCEFFMRAACVKGGMCPFRHISGEKTVVCKHWLRGLCKKGDQCEFLHEYDMTKMPECYFYSKFGECSNKECPFLHIDPESKIKDCPWYDRGFCKHGPDCRHRHTRRVICVNYLVGFCPEGKSCKFMHPRFELPMGASEQPPLPQQTQNQTKPVPTIGRSSLSLIQLTNSSPGQRPMNHTPMGMNQQNNMTGNRGPRPLDQVTCYKCGEKGHYANKCTKGHLAFLSGQ